The Aspergillus luchuensis IFO 4308 DNA, chromosome 4, nearly complete sequence DNA window TGGCTTCTAAGCTGGAAGACAGGCTTGGCCGTATTGCCCGAACACCTGTTATACTCTTTCGATGGTCTATACAAGTCATCTTATCAACCTCCCATTCTCTTCCGTCGAAGGAACCTGTCCACCTTAGCAACTCGTCATACTTAATCCTCACGTTGCAGAGCATATCAACCATACTTGCTACAATCTAACAGCCACAATGGCCTCGTTGGATCCTTTTACCCAGAACGTCACCTTCCATACTGGCGATGGAACTCCATTCGAGGTGAACGTGCAGGACATTGACACCTTCTTGCAGTACTGCATCCAGATCTGCACCAACTATGGCGCCCAGCTTGGAGCTTCCATCGTGCTCTTCGTcattctcctgctcctgacCAGACCCGAGAAGCGCAGTTCCagcgtcttcatcctcaattGCGCCGCCCTGCTCTCCAACGTCGGCCGTCTCTTCTGTCAAATCGTGTATTTCACCACCGACTTCGTGCGAGTGTATGCCTACTTCTCCGGAGACTTCTCCCAAGTGCCAACCTCCGCATACGCCAACTCCGTCATCGCAGTGGTATTCTACACCATCCTCGTGATATGCATTGAGGCTTCGCTCGTCCTGCAGGTCCAGGTCATCTGTGCGAACCTCGGTCGTGCATACCGACAGGTCCTCCTCTCACTGTCGATCGTGGTTGCACTGATCCCAGTCGGATTCCGTATGGGCATGATGGTCGAGAATGCCATAACAATCATGGCAGCCGAAAGCAGCATCCATCTCGTCTGGCTTCAAAGTGCAGAGAACATCACCGCCACAATCAGCATCTGCTTTTTCTGCGCCATCTTCGTTGGCAAGCTCGGATTCGCTATTCGTCAGCGACGCAGACTCGGTGTGCGGGACTTTGGCCCGATGAAGGTCATCTTCGTTATGGGCTGCCAGACTCTGGTTATTCCAGGTATGTGAAACCTCCCCCCACCCTCTCTTACCATTATATCTATAACTGAACCCCCTCCACAGCCATCTTCTCAATCATCCACTACATCGCCGCCGTCCCAGCCCTATCCTCCAACGTCGTCACCCTAGtcaccatctccctccctctctcctccatctggGCCGGCGTCACCTTGACCAAAGCCTCCACTGGCGCTGGCTCTAGCCCTGCCACCGGCTCCGGATCTGGTTCGTCAGGCCGCAATCTCTGGAACGTGCTCTCCTTTCCTGTCTTGGACAGTAGAAACACTACCAGTACAACCACTTCCTCAATGCCAACTATGAATCCAGTTTCAACCTGCTACGCCGATAATGGTTCCTCCCAGCAGCTCAAGCAGCAGACTAATACCGAGGAAATCGGCATCACAGTTGAACATGAGATCTCGGTGCAGAGCttcaagagggaaaaggataTGGTTTGAACTGATTCATGACTACCCCTGCTCCTTTGGTGTGGTTCAAAGGGAATCGTTCGTATTACTCTGGGGCTGTGAAATCTGGACATGGTGGTTATGGTCAAGTTGTTATCTCAGGACTGCTCATTTCAATTATGATTTTCTTTTGTGACTGACTTCTGGATTGCTGCGATGCACCGCGTATCAGTGACTTTTATTTCGTTTGTTTAATGCTTATTATCGTGTTCACTGGCAtgatatttaattttcttgCGGCGGCCGATTGACTGGCATTTATTGGAATTAATATTTGCTCGTTACATGGAACAAGTTCACTTTCGATACTAGGGTAGCTGGTACTAGTAGGCGTATTCTTCTCGGTGCCTGTCTTTCAGTGGTATTCAACAGCGACTTGACCCTTTTATCTAGCGTATCTCCCGCGGAAACGCCACGCTACGATGGGATTTGACATAAGGATCATCACCATAAGCGTTTCAATTAGCTATACTAAGTACTATACGTTGAAGGCAAATTCTATTTGCGACCGCTCCTCTCACAATACCGCCCAGCTGCGTCAAAACATGCTCAGCCCTCCCTGCCCAGCTTCGCCAACGATTCCGTAAGGAAGTCTCTGGCGTTCATCAGATCCGTGCTGCCGTAAACAACCCTCCGTTTCGGTGCCCCATGCACCCCACGATTGGCGGCCCCGGCACCGTCAGCTCCTGGTTGTCCGCTTGTCCGGCTTACCCAGTCCTGCAAGTTGCCATATTCATCCATGCTGCCGCCACCGACGGTGAAGACAATCGCTTCGTTGAAAGCCTGTCGGCGCTGGCCGAAGGTGGCGCTCATGCCGGGCCCGGAGCTGTTCAGGCTCTGTCCTTGGGCGTTGCGCGAAGCCGAGGCCGGAGGCATGGCGCCTCGGGCGTTGGCGCTGCGGGGGTCGAAGTAGAGGTAGCTTTCTGTCTTGGCGATAGCGGAGCTGGATGCGGAGGTGGGGTCCATGATAGATTCGGTGATCTTGGTCAGGGTCAGGTCCTTGTTGGCGGGCAGGAAATTCTTGACGCCGGAAATGAGGGAGTCGAAGTTGGCGCCGAGGGCTCCGGAGGTGATGCGGTCAGTCAGTtggttggagagagaggagaagccgCGGAAGAGGTTAGAGGACTGCTGTTGGGGAGCGGCTGTTGCGGTAGTCATCATGGTCATGCGCGTTATTTCACGGACCTGTCTGACATAGGCGATGGGGGTCACATCTGTGACGCCGATGCGAGTGAGGGCCTCTTCGAATTGGGTCATCTCGGAGCGGGAAACCTCTGTTTCAGTGCTCAGGAACCAGATGATGAAAAGACGGAGCTTGTCCAGGGGTTCGTTGCCTTTGCTGGAGTCGTTGATGAGTTCCATGATCTGGGCCTTGGTTTGCTTGGTGATGTTTTCTTCCAGTTCGAAGAAGTTATCCAGCTGGCGGTCTTTGATACCCTTGAGCAGGGCGGTCGCAATGTTCATGTGCATGTCAAGAATCGCCTTGCGCTCCCGAAGTTCCGGAAGAAGTGTGATGGCAGCCTTGAGGTGCTGTGCAGAGGCGCTGGTGTCGTTCTGGAGATCTTCAATCGAGGAAGCGCCGGTCTTCTTTGTGATCTCAGTAGCGTCCTCCTTGTAACGTGTAAGCTCCGCATCAATGTCTTCCGCAACCTGAGGAAATGGCGCGCCGGCATTACGCTTCCAGAAGAAGTCGTTGCTATTTAAGTCATATGCTCTCTTTGTCACGCCCTTCGCAGGGTTTGCTTCGTCGGTGGACTCTACGGTGATTCGATTGAGGCGCATCTGTAAAACGTCCTGTACCAGAGACTGGTACGTCCACGAGTGGGAAAGCATAGGCACTAGATCCACGTTGCGATCGACAATAATCAAAACGGGTCGCGATGAGGGAACTCCAGGcgtgttcttcttgtttgaaAACAAATTGTCTTTCGAGTTAAGGATGTGATCGCGTAGCTTGCGGTCCAGCTTTGTTGCTATCAATTCTGCTGCGCCGCCCTTAGGACACCGGATAATGGGGATGGCACCTGTTCGTATTCACCCGTCAGTTAAGAAACAAGGACCATGTCAAATGACCTACCCATTGTGACGCTGACGCTGAACAACCCGCTTACAATCCTATCTACAATCGCGTCCAGATCATCGTCGCTGGTTTGCGCACTGTTGATCTTCCAGTATGCGTCGTTTCCTAGCCCCAGGCTGAAAAGGTCCGGCTCAGCCACAATGAAGTTCAGATACTGATCATAAACTTGTGCGACATGCTCTGCGGTTCCGGTTGTCGCTATCTGAGACGCAAAGTCTTCGAGGAGGGGTCTGGGtacggaggagaggaagttgacGTAGGCGGGAGAGTAAAGACCGCGAGAAAGGTCGTTCGTGATCGCTTCGACGTTAGAAGGTGTAGGTTCGACGAGGTAAACAACAGGAACGTCGGGAATTGGGTATCGTGTGGAATTGATATTTCTGGCGCAGGTCGTTAGCTACGTCACGTACGCAGAGCAATCGATTTAGGGGCCTGGACCAGGGTCCGTACAGATGAATTGTGACTCCCCAAGCTCTGAGGTCATTGACCCGCAGCACGCTGCTGATGACATCTCTTCCCATATTATCAAACACCAGGACCTTCCAGATAGGATCGCCATCCTCGTTCAGTACCGGGGTGGAAATGAGGCCCTGCGCGGACGCATCGTGGTGGGCGTCTTCCGCGGGTTGCGGTTCATGGTTCAAGTTGAGAATCTTGTGAATGGAGGCTGAGATTGAGTTAGGAAATTATGAGGGTCTGCACAAATCCAATACGGACAGCAGAAACCTACCGACCTGACGGTCCCTCAAAGACGTTTGTTGCGAGGCCATAGTAGTTCGAATTAAGCTGGACTTGCTTTCACCCCGGATGGTTATCACGATTACCAGGAATGGCCAAGATTCATGACATGTGGTGAGGGGACAGTGGCAAGGAGATCAAGTGATGCGATAGTCAATTCCGGAGAGAAAAGCAGTAGTACTCTACTCTTAAACTCCGCTGGAGATAGATAATATGATAGAGAGGAATTACCCACTCATCAGTCTGTAACTACACACTCTCCACCTGGCATCCTGAGAAGCTCCCGCaattgatgaggagatgacATAAGCTCCCGCCCAGCCAATCTGGGCACTGCGATCATGTGCCTCACGCTAGGTCGGAAGAGGCGTAGCTCATTTCAGGCGTGGCCCAACCGAGCGCCGCCCGGCTTTTTCAGTCTCACGACAACCAGCACTACCAaccaccctccctctccccccatccctATCCCTTCCACCCTTCCTCGTAAAGCAAATGACTATGCTGCTAAGCTGCAGTCCCGAGTGGTTCTTTGTATAACACCTTTTCTTATCATCTTTTAAGacagaataagaagaaaaggtcCACCCAGGACAGGCAGTACGAGTGACTTTTTGCCTCAGCTGCTTTTTCAACCAAAAGAAACAGACAGAGAAAGTGAGGCTggcaggagagaaagagtgacaaggacaaggataCAAACACAAGGCTTTTATTTGTTTAAAAGGATTGCTTGGGAAAGCCGGAGAAggacagaaacagaagaaggagagcaGGCTCTTCAGGAAGCCAAAGATTATCTTACGTCTATTATACGGAGTACTTGGCTGGTGTATTCGAAAGAGTTGATCCAGCTTCTTGCAGCGTGGACAACCTTGTTCTAATCTGCctaaaagagaaagaaagaagagagaaagcgagAGCTGAGAGGAGAGGCTGCACACTGGGGATACCGCGCAACGTGACGTGACGTTAAGGATATCAGGCACAGCCAAAGCCGAAAAGTCTGGTGCAATTGCTTCCCTCTCTGACTTACTCCGAGAGCTCAGGTGTggttcccttcccccccttccgcTGCCTCCGAATAGGAGACAATTTCACGGAACTGGAAAGCGGGAAGAGCAGCGGGCGCCGACCATTTGCCACCCTCCATTCGGCAACCCATCAGTTCTCTACCTACAGTACTTACCTAGTACCCTATTTgcactacggagtactactacttactacacctacactactactactctactATCTCTTGAATATCTCGGTCTTGGTCCAGTCCTTGGTCCACTATCGACGTATCAGCGATCCCTTAGGCTGACAAACACGGTCGGGACGATTGATTCGCCCAGAGAGCTCTTGACCTAATATCCGGCTCCATTGGGAAGGTTTATTGCGCCGCCGTTACGCGTGACGGGAGAGCCAATCAGCGCGCGAGTGGGCGAGTCCTCCCCACCAGGGGAATCACGCCCAAACTCCGACCAAGTCCAGAGCGGCATTGGCTCTTGTCCCAATTGAGCCTGGTCCCTCCCACTGGCACCTACACCACAACCCCGGCACGTGGATGCATGTGACTTATACTACATTTGGCCGTGCACCCGCTTTACTGCCTTAGTACCTTGACTCCACCCGCCGCTACCCACGACAATCATATACTTCTTCTCGACCTACATATTCTCCCAGGATCGAGGGTCCGTGGGTTTCTAGAAAGCGGGGGATGAACGGGAGTATGGAGCAGTCACCGCCGCAAAATATCATGCCCGGTCTGCACCGTGCACCAGTAGACCCCGGCTCGCTGCCGCCCGAATACTGGAACAGCTTTGAGCCTCTGTATACCAACCCCGACCCCCCACATCAACATACGCACCCATCCCAGCCGCCGCAGCTTCAGCAAATTCAGCCGGCACCGCCGCAACAGCAACATGCGACGCCAATGGGGATTAGCTGGGATCACCCCATGTTCAGTCAAGCTCCCCAAACCCGGAGTCCTCTGCCCACACCCCAGGAACAGAACCATGGCATCTATACGTCGGCGACCCCCCAATCGTGGCGGACAACTCCTTTGCAATCCCAGCAAATAATTCATCCCACGCCGCAGACGTTCTCCATGAATCAACAGTATCGTCAGGCGCAATTTCCTCATGCGCAACCGGCGTTTGATTCACAGCCACTCCCCTCGTCCGACAACTCGCACTTCCAGTCATACACCTTTCCCCGTGGCTACTATCCTCCTCAGAATCTCTCGGTGCCAGATGTCTTTCCTCAGTCTCACTCTCCTCGGCCCACTCAAACACAAGCCCAGCCAACACAATATCGGTCCGATTCTCATCAGCACCAAGTCCCTCAATATTCTCTTCCTGCGGGCTATCCGGAGGGGAACACGGTATGATTTATCGAATTATTTACTTACGTCAATTGCTGACCCTCACTAGCATATCCCGATCAATTTCGCTGCCGGATACGGGCAGTCGACTCCAACTGTTTCTGAGCAGACCATCAATCCACAGTTTCTGAACTCACCGCAACAAGCTGCTAGCCAGCAAGCATCCCTCCAGAATAATCTGCTATACATGAATCCTGCGGACTTCGAGCGTCCTGAAGATCCAAAGTATGTTCCAATAAACGGTTGATCCTTTTTGATAATTGCATGCGTCCTGACTGTTTATAGGTTGTACTCTTTCTTCCGGGATGACTTGCAAGTTCCACAAATTCTGGGTCAGGGTCAAGGTCAGGGAcagccacagccacagcATACACCccagcctcagcctcggcCTCAGCCCATGGCACGGAACCAACCAATCGCCCCAACCACGCAATATGAGTTCATCGTGCCCTTAAATGGTAAAATTCACTCCACCCCATAGTTGCGCCGCATTCACTCACCAGACCAGGTCAAGATACAGTCACCCCCGTCGCACCAGTCAAAGCAACAAAACCTAAGAAGCAACCCAGCGTGAAGAAACAATCACAGCCCAAAAAGCCCACCATGAAAGGGGGAAGCAAGAAGCTGGATGGGCAGTCGGCGTCGAGTTCTGAATCAGATAGCTCTGATGAGTCAGATCTTGAGATCGAGGAGCCTGAAGAGGTATCTCCACTACCACCCACTCGTCCTAGCGAACCCGAGGCTGCCGCGCGGTATGACGCGCTCAAAGCTGTGTGGTCTCCACGTAATAGGCACCCTAATGTTGACAAGGTCAAGAGTGCACTGGTTGCGTTCAAAGATGTTGTCAAAGCCGTAAGAGATGCGTGGAAGGAAAGCAGCCAAGCCATGAAGGTGGCAGAAAACAAGGGTGATAATGACAAAGCAGCGCAACTAAAGAAGAACGTGGTCCTTCAACGGCGGCTTATGGACGTCGTCGTCAGCACAACCCAGGAGCAAGGCCACCCGATCATTGTCGAGAAGTATGTCCTTTCTCTACtgtcttccctttccttcccacaTTTGGCATGTCCTCGTGGCCATAGAAGTCTGAAACGAATTGAGAGCCTCTCCCATGTAATCTACCTAGTGTGGGCTTTGGCATATAAAAATGTGCTTATAAGTAAGGGTGCATATATGCTCTTCATCCGAGGACTAAGCATACCTAGCTGTGTGTCCTCAAGCACGAGGCAAATGAGGATAGAATGCCCATCCCGGATCAGACAAGCACTCTCCTGCCGTCATTGTACAGGTGTCCAAAGGGTGTTCCATTATGGTGTCACCCTTCGGAGCTTGAACTCTGTTAGCCTCCGGATGCGTTGCATCTGCTTATTGATATTTTCACTTTCATTTTCTAGATTGTGCCGGTCGCTGACGTATGTGTTTCCAGGTTGGGTGAACATCCAATGGCTGTAGCTGCCCTGTATTCATTCTTGCTGGATCGTCACCAGGCTTCTGATATTGACGGTACTCTGACTGTGAATATACTCAAGGTAAATTTACAAAGCGGCCTTGGAATTTCTTATTGAATCAGGACTGACCTTCACTGTAGTTGCTTTCCAGATTCGTGACaatggatgaagatgttcttcAGAAAACGAACGTTGCCAAATTACTGCCTAGATTCGTCAAGAAGGGCGGACCGGCAGTGAAAGAGCTAGCTCAAAAGATCATGGACAATGCCGCTGCCTCAACGAAACGGAAACTAGAGGCGGGTAAATCCGCTTCGAAGGACGGTTCGCCTAAACCTTCAGTGGCTGACGGCCCCCTCCCAGATGGacgtggtggtgagggtacTGGATCTAAGAGGCCCagagaaggtgaagggaATGGGCAACCAGCAACCAAGCGAATGGTTGTCCCTGCACACCCCAAACCGGCAGCAAAACCAAACAGCACTGCGGTTTCTGGTGTCAGCAAACGCCCGCAGGAGGTAGGACAAGATAGCAAACCAGCTGCAGCCAATGCAGCCCGCCCCAAGGCCAACATCATTGCACCGAAACCTACCAGCCTGTTTGGTAGTTTGAGCTCGGCCTCTAAAAGACCTGGAACATCGAACGCAGAGCGAGCGGCCGCGGCGGCCGCAGCGAAAGCAAGGTGCGTGTCATTTCATGATCTTTCTGCTGGCTTGACAGCTAACATAATGAGCAGTAACCCtgcggaaaagaaggaaCCCCCGCCCCCAAGGCCTACGTTCTCATTTGGGGATTTGATGGCAGATTTGAACAAGCAAAAGGATCCTGCTCCTGTACAGCCTGCGGAGGATAGACCCCCCgagaccgaagaagaacggaagaagaggttgcgTAAAGAGGCACGCCGGAAGTTGCGTGTCACATGGAAGCCCGATGCGTCACTTACGGAAGTTCGTCTATTCACGCATGACCCTGAAGAAGAACTCGGCCCTGGCGATCACCTGGGAGATGTCAAGGGTGAAGGCAGTGTGCTAAAACTTCACCGAGACCTCGACGagcttgaggaggaagatgacggtgGCATCCGTGAAGAGCAATTGTTCGACTACTATGAGCCTTCGGGTAGGTCATTGAATTTTGTGATGTTGTCGTTTTGTGTCTGGATACTAACCGACTCAGAAATCGACAACGGCGACATCGCACCCGACGATCGCGCGAGAAACTACATCAAGCGCGGCGGCACTGCTGAGCCGACTAGTCCTGAAAAGAGTGCCCAGGAGCATCGGGAGGCCACGACGCTTATGGTCTTCTATACCTCGCCAGCAGACGTACCGTCGACACCAAAGGAACCTCCCCCAGCGGATGCGGAAGACACCGCCCCCGAAGTTATTTCCTTCGGGGAACTACCGGACCATGTCAAGGTATGTTCCGTTTCCCATTCTTCCATTCGACGTCTTCTGACAACCGTGCTAGGCCCGACAAGATCGATACTTCGCGATGGTGAACCCTAAGCCAGCACCAGCTCCCCAGAGCGCACCGAACGCGCCATTCGATATCTCGAATTTACTCAAGATCATCCAAAGCGCGCCTCAGCAACAATCTACTCCACCACTAGCTCAACCCCAAGTCGCCCAAGCACCCATGTCCGATCTTGAGCGAACCTTCAGCATGTtccgccagcagcagcagcagcagccgcccCCGCCTCCGCAGGCACCATTGCTGCAAATGCCCCAGTTCCCGCCGGCTTCTCAGCCTCAAGCTGCTCAGGGTGTAGATTTCCAGGGACTTTTGTCGATCTTCAATGCTCAAAAGCAGATGCAACCTGCACCCATTGTACCGCAGGTCCAGCCATCACAACCTAGCATCGCTCCTAATCTGGCTGCCATTATTTCCCAATTAACTAGTCAAACCCAATCAGCTGCGGCCAATGGGCATCCGCCGCCAGGCCACTACGAGGATCCGGAGCGGAAGCGTATACGTGAAACCGGCGGATATGACGGAAACGACGATGAAAGGTTCAATTCTAAACGAAGCAGATCAAATGAGCCGAACAAGAAGCATGTAAGTGCCTCTCACCTTGCATTGTTTCATTCCAATGCTAATATAACTCTAGCCCAAAGCAGGATTGGTTCCTTGTCGGTACTGGCGAGAAGGCAAGTGCCGCAAAGGTGACGAATGCACGTTCCGCCATGATCCCTTGGACTGacgcttctctttctcttctcctgaTACCCCTCTTGGTTCTCCTTCATTTATACATTCCTGTAATTTCACAATCTCGCATTTTTATATCACCTTACCAGTGTACATTTGCCTTGCATGTGTTGCATTGTCAATCAACGGTGTCTCAACCTTTCCTTATGTTGGCAGAATTCTCATAGCGTCACGCATCTCATTTCGGAGCATACCATATGTGGAGTATCTAAGGTGTTGCGTGAGGATTACGATTATATGTCTTATTCTCTCTATCGGCTACACGTTTCTGAGTGTGTTGATGCTGTGTCTGGCGTTCGGGGTGTGTGGCTGCTCAAGAACGAGCAGACTAGCATGTACATTAATAGTGATCAACCGTGGCAAGGGTTTATCTGCCGCCGAAGCAACCAGCGACCATATTTCCTTTGTTCAATTCTTTTCTCCCTGTAGCTTGAAGCTTAACAGAGATAATCAATTTATGCGATAATATCATACACATTCACATTGATAGCAATATCGATAACCCGCTTAGGTAATCCCATAAACATGtcaataactaactagtcagtACACACCACCAACGCCTCGACTTTGTGAGCACTACATCAACACATTCCCTATAAATACACTCCACCCCTCAAACCACCCCTCTCAGACCCACAAATTCCCCTTATACCCAGCCCATAACTCCAAACCATAATGCAAGACCAGCAACCCCACTCCACCCACCTGATCATTGTCTGCTGCCACGCCATATACACCGGCGGGCCTACAAACGGTCAATCAGAAGATGAATGGTACGCAGCCGTCCCCATGATCCCACCACTGGACCCTACCGAAATGACAAATGACTAATCTACAATTATTTGCCTGATGCTAATCATGAAGACAGGATCATAGAACCCTTCCAAAAGGGCGAAACACCCACGTTCACGAACCACGTCAAGGCAGGATTGCAGGCTTTGGCTGATGATTCTGATGCTTTGTTGGTGTTTTCTGGGTACGTATGATGCTTATTACTCATCTGGATGGCTCTGCTTGTGCTACTTATGTCTGGTTGAACTAGGGTTGAGGGCGTGGGTGTATAGTTATACATACTATAGTATTGGGTTGGTTGGCTTGTTTGCTGATGTATGAGTAAATATAGGGGACCTACGAAGAAAGGACGCACGGATCTTGCGGAGGGGGTGTCGTATCTTGTAAGTTACTCCCTTCAATATGTGAGGGTTTAATTCATGTCTATTATGTctatctcttctcccccgtGGCATGACAAGGAATTGTTGTTCACTAATACACCACGCCAGAACCTCGCCAAAGACAACGACTACTTCGGTTTCGCTCCGCGGATAAACCCCGCGCAAGTGGTCGCTGAAACCCACGCCACGGATTCATACCAGAACGTCTTGTTCTCGATGCTCCGGTTTAGACTGTGCACAGGTGTTTATCCGCGTCGGGTGACTGTTGTGACGCATGAGTTTAAACGGAAGCGGTTTGTAGAGTGTCATTTTCCGGCCTTGGGCCTCTCCAGCTCTGCATCTACGGTTATTGGGATTAATCCGCCCGAGAAGGTGACGCCGTTGGCTTCCCTTGTGGCTGGGGAGGAAAAAAGTGGGATTGGGTTGTGGAGGAGTGATAGATATGGGGTGCAGAAGGAGTTAGCGGGGAAGAGGGTTAAGCGTGGGTGGAGGGCCGggatggaggatggggtgTTTGTGAATGTGGGTTTGGAGGCTgttgtggaggagttggtgaggtgggatggaggagagaacGGGAATGAAAGGTTTCCTAAAATGGAGGAGTTGCCTTGGTGGGGACAGGTGTAATAATGTAATAATGCAGATAGATTCGTTAGTCATTGGTAGATAGCAATCATGCTGGTTGTGAGAAAATAGATGTAGAATACACAGTGATGAAAAGATGCCCGAAATGCTCCCGAATTCAGATCCCGCCCTCTCTTCCGTAACGCCTCCGTTTAAACAcctgatgatgtggagaagtGACTAGTCAGCAAGACGATAGCTGACTAGTGTCTCTAcgcggtggttgttggtgctgaAGCTTCGGAGCTGCACCTTCTCTGCGTTCTTGATTTCTTTGGCGTCGCTGTCGCCCCATTCCACGGGGACCTCGGAGTCGGCATCGGCGTATACCAGGACGTTGAATGTGCAGTCGCCATCCAGGACGGGCAGGAATGTGACTGATGCAGTGATCTGGCGGAAGATAGCCTGGATCTCGTCTTGGATCTCCTTCTCGGTTTTCTCAACGGTGGCAGCGGCTTGGGGATCCTTATCACTGTAGAAGTCGAGGCCTGGTTAGCGGGGTGGAGTGAAATGCATAGTAGTAGAAACTTACCCAGGGGCTGCGTTCTCCTTGTCGCCAGTAGTGCGGGATGATTGGCTCTTGGAATGCTTTCCGAAGATTTGCACCTGATACCTCGTTAGTCCTGTATACGGTGAGAGGACACAACTTGCGTACATCAAACTGCCATCTTTCCACATGTTCACCGGTTTCCTTGTCTGTGATGACAATGACAAGCTTTGAGATCTTGCCACCCGTCATCCATTTGTTCAATTGCGACATTATCTTCTTGATGTAGGCTTTGACCTGGTCGTCGGCGGTAACTACTATTGGTCAACAAGGCAACTCCAGTAGCAGGTTCGTAGTGACAAACCCAGCATGTTGAGACCATATTTCTTGACACTTGGTAAAACTGGTTAGTCTGCTTCCACAATGGCAGGGCGTAAGGCACTCACGTCGTGAAATCCTCGGGAGGGTAGACTCCTCTCTGGAAGCTGGAATACATTAGATGGGCACTTCCGTGCGAAGATTTGCAATAAACCTACAGAATCGAGTTGATGGAGTATTCAAACTAGGCTCATTagtatttttcttttgggttGAATCtcagacaaaaaagaaaactcacGAATTCGGCCACCAGCTTCGCCGATCCTGCTTGTGTATAAGCTTCTGCTCATATCTCACAGACTATTGATCCGTACCTTTCAAGGACAGCTTGTGGACCTTGGACTTATCCTTAGTAGCGGACATGATGGCTGTGAGAGTTCCTGGGATTGAGGTGTTGACGACAAGCTGCTCAGCGTAAAGGGTTGCATGcgaggggaaagagggaagcTTTGTTTATCGAGACAGTCACCGCGGCAATCTGACTGACCGCCCGCCGACTTGGTCTCCGCAGCCGCACTTTTTCCGCCCGCAAACTGGATGGAGACTTGCCTGTGCCTGACCGTGTCTGCAGTCCGCATACTATCTCGTCCACGCAATTCATTCCCATGCAATT harbors:
- a CDS encoding uncharacterized protein (COG:S;~EggNog:ENOG410PPB4;~InterPro:IPR035441,IPR000571,IPR036855;~PFAM:PF00642;~go_function: GO:0046872 - metal ion binding [Evidence IEA]), with the translated sequence MNGSMEQSPPQNIMPGLHRAPVDPGSLPPEYWNSFEPLYTNPDPPHQHTHPSQPPQLQQIQPAPPQQQHATPMGISWDHPMFSQAPQTRSPLPTPQEQNHGIYTSATPQSWRTTPLQSQQIIHPTPQTFSMNQQYRQAQFPHAQPAFDSQPLPSSDNSHFQSYTFPRGYYPPQNLSVPDVFPQSHSPRPTQTQAQPTQYRSDSHQHQVPQYSLPAGYPEGNTHIPINFAAGYGQSTPTVSEQTINPQFLNSPQQAASQQASLQNNLLYMNPADFERPEDPKLYSFFRDDLQVPQILGQGQGQGQPQPQHTPQPQPRPQPMARNQPIAPTTQYEFIVPLNGQDTVTPVAPVKATKPKKQPSVKKQSQPKKPTMKGGSKKLDGQSASSSESDSSDESDLEIEEPEEVSPLPPTRPSEPEAAARYDALKAVWSPRNRHPNVDKVKSALVAFKDVVKAVRDAWKESSQAMKVAENKGDNDKAAQLKKNVVLQRRLMDVVVSTTQEQGHPIIVEKLGEHPMAVAALYSFLLDRHQASDIDGTLTVNILKLLSRFVTMDEDVLQKTNVAKLLPRFVKKGGPAVKELAQKIMDNAAASTKRKLEAGKSASKDGSPKPSVADGPLPDGRGGEGTGSKRPREGEGNGQPATKRMVVPAHPKPAAKPNSTAVSGVSKRPQEVGQDSKPAAANAARPKANIIAPKPTSLFGSLSSASKRPGTSNAERAAAAAAAKASNPAEKKEPPPPRPTFSFGDLMADLNKQKDPAPVQPAEDRPPETEEERKKRLRKEARRKLRVTWKPDASLTEVRLFTHDPEEELGPGDHLGDVKGEGSVLKLHRDLDELEEEDDGGIREEQLFDYYEPSEIDNGDIAPDDRARNYIKRGGTAEPTSPEKSAQEHREATTLMVFYTSPADVPSTPKEPPPADAEDTAPEVISFGELPDHVKARQDRYFAMVNPKPAPAPQSAPNAPFDISNLLKIIQSAPQQQSTPPLAQPQVAQAPMSDLERTFSMFRQQQQQQPPPPPQAPLLQMPQFPPASQPQAAQGVDFQGLLSIFNAQKQMQPAPIVPQVQPSQPSIAPNLAAIISQLTSQTQSAAANGHPPPGHYEDPERKRIRETGGYDGNDDERFNSKRSRSNEPNKKHPKAGLVPCRYWREGKCRKGDECTFRHDPLD
- a CDS encoding DUF218 domain protein (COG:S;~EggNog:ENOG410PNAF) encodes the protein MQDQQPHSTHLIIVCCHAIYTGGPTNGQSEDEWIIEPFQKGETPTFTNHVKAGLQALADDSDALLVFSGGPTKKGRTDLAEGVSYLNLAKDNDYFGFAPRINPAQVVAETHATDSYQNVLFSMLRFRLCTGVYPRRVTVVTHEFKRKRFVECHFPALGLSSSASTVIGINPPEKVTPLASLVAGEEKSGIGLWRSDRYGVQKELAGKRVKRGWRAGMEDGVFVNVGLEAVVEELVRWDGGENGNERFPKMEELPWWGQV
- the MAD2 gene encoding spindle checkpoint protein MAD2 (BUSCO:EOG09264BJC;~COG:D;~EggNog:ENOG410PFQB;~InterPro:IPR036570,IPR003511,IPR027097;~PFAM:PF02301;~go_process: GO:0007094 - mitotic spindle assembly checkpoint [Evidence IEA]), yielding MSATKDKSKVHKLSLKGSAKLVAEFFEYSINSILFQRGVYPPEDFTTVKKYGLNMLVTADDQVKAYIKKIMSQLNKWMTGGKISKLVIVITDKETGEHVERWQFDVQIFGKHSKSQSSRTTGDKENAAPGDKDPQAAATVEKTEKEIQDEIQAIFRQITASVTFLPVLDGDCTFNVLVYADADSEVPVEWGDSDAKEIKNAEKVQLRSFSTNNHRVETLVSYRLAD